In Polyangiaceae bacterium, the genomic window CACGCCGACGGAGATGTTCCTCGTGCCGCGCTCGATCGATTGCACGTAGGTCAGGTGAAGGTCGGTCTCCTCGGCGAGCTTCTCCTGAGTGATGCCCTTCGCTGTGCGGATCCGGCGCACGTTGGCCGCGATGCTTTCGAGAGCCTTTGCAGTGCGGTCGGGCACATGGCTCGACTACTCGCGAGGGCAATTCTGAATAACAGCCGATAGTCTGGTTTTGCTTGACGGCCTGATTTTCGGGCCGTTACGCTTTGATTGGGCGGGGTGCGCCCGCTCGGGAGAGACGAAGATGTCCATGATCAGAATGGCTGCCGCGCTGGCGGTCGGGGCGACGATGCTTCAGGTGTCCGTGCTCGGCTGCGGGTCGGACGACAGCGGCGGCGGCGGGAGCGGCAACACCGGCGGCGCACAGACGGGAGGCACGGGCGGTGCCGCCACGTGCACAGCGGGGGACACTCGGTCATGTACTGGCCCAGGTGCATGCCAAGGCGGCCAGACGTGCGAGCCAAGCGGGACTTGGGGAACGTGCGACTGCGGGAGCGGCGGCGGCGGGGGAGCCGGGGGAACAGCTGGTTCCACGAGCGGCGGCGCGGCCGGCACCGGAGGTGGCGCTGGCGCTGGTGGTACTGGTGGCTCTGGCCCAGCACCGACCAAACTGGCAGACGTCAACGGTACGCCAGGCAACCTTGCCGTTCGCGGGTCAGTCGCCTTCTTCACAAGCGAATCTTCGGGCGCGTGGGACATCAAGAAGTGCGACCTGAGCAAAGCCTGCGCCGGTGGGCCGACCTCTCCCGAGACCGGCGTTGCCGAGCCCAAAGCCCTCGGCAATGACGGAAGCGGCAATCAATACGGCCGGAGCAGCGCGTCTGGCGTCCATCTGAGCCTCGTAAGCAACGGCCTCGTTCAGGTGAGCGCGGCTTCGAGCTTCGGTCTCGCCTTCGGCGGTCAAGCCCCTAATCAGGCGATCGTTTGGGGTGAGGCTGCGACGGTGTATGCGTGCCAAGGCGATCTGAGCAAGTGCGCCTCAAGCAAGGTCACTCTCGTCCAGGCGATGGCGCGTGCGGTGGCGCTTGACGACACGTCGGCGTACTGGGCTGGCTACGACACCGGGGCCATCGGGCAATGTCCAATTGCAGGCTGCGCAGGGAACCCGACCATCATCGCCTCCGGCCAGACGCAGCCTGACGCGCTCTCGGTCAATGGCATCCACGTGGTCTGGCGCACGAACAACTCGATCCTGACCAAGTGCACTTCGACGGGCTGCTCAGCAACGCCCACGGTGCTGGCCTCCTCCCAGGACGACGCGACGGTTCCGTCCAGCGTGGTCGCGCAGGGCGGCGACGTGTTTTGGACGAACCCAACTGCGGGAACGGTGATGAAGTGCCCGGTCGCCGGATGCTCAGGCAAGCCCGTCGTAATCGCCACTGGCCAAACCAGCGCGGCCGGCATCGGAGCAACTACGACAGCCGTGTACTGGCTATCGACGTCGGGCCTGATGTCCCTCCCTCGGTGAGCGTGGAAGAAACCCCGCTGCCGAAAGCCGGTAGGAGCACGCCCATCCCGTGGCCACCCTGCGCATCGAGCGCCACTGCGACTGCGACGACATCGACCAAGCAAAGCGCGCCGTCGAAAACTACCTCGCGGCCATCGGATACGAGCTGACGGACGAGGACGACAAGCGCCTCACGTTCAAGTTCACCGGCGGCAAGTGGTACGCGACGAAGCTCAGCAACGCGACCCACAAGCTCAAGGTGCTCTTCACGGGATCGTCGGTGCGCGTCGAGTTTGGTCACTGGCTGAGCGGGGAAGCTGACCTGGAGAAGTGCCGCGAGGACTTCAACCGCACCGCCAAGGGGATCGCCCGTGCCATCGACGCGAAAGCGGAGCGAAGGGCAAAGAAGCGTGCCGCCAAGAAAACCAAGAAGAAGCCGACCGGAGTGCGGCGGCACACGATCGAACGGCAGGTCGTCGTCGTGCGGTGCAAGTTCTGCCAGAAGCTCACGCCCGTGGATCTCGAAAAGTGCAAGAACTGCGGCGCTCCAAAGTTCTGCTGAGCGTCCTACTGGTTCGGTGATTGAATAGGAAGAGGTGGGGATGATTGGATTGCGCGCCCGGCCGAGGCCGGAGCGCGTTTCCCTTCTTCCCCTCGCCGTCCGCTTCACCTCGCGTTCGCCGCTCGCCGCTGGTTCTTCGCCCACTTGCCGAACCTGGCGTGAAGCGGCTTGCCGATCTTGCCGTACCGGCCTTTACCCCTGATCGCGTTCTGCACAACGGACTTGCTCACCTGGAACTTCTTGGCGAGGTTCTCGTACGTGTACTTGCCCGTGGAGTAGAGCTGGCGCGCCTCGTCCACGTTCTCCTCGGGCAATGATGCCGAGATCTTGGACGCAGCAATCGGCGGCTCCACTTGGACACGATCGTACGGAGCGCACCCTCGGATTGCCCTGGAGATCAAGTTGATGCTGACGCCTCGCTCTTTGGCGAACGTCGTCAAGTCCTCGCCGTTTCGATGGCGGCGACGAAAGCCCGCAACTTCGTCATCGGTGAGCAGCCGAGGTGTGGGCCGCGTCGCTTTGATCCATCCGTTTTCTCGGCGCGGTAGTTGTCGCCCGACCTTGGCGTACGCCCCGAGCCCGCAGATTGCTTTCTCTGCGACGTAGGGAGTGACGTCAAACCTCTCGGCGAGCTGGGCGTACGTGTACTCGCTGGTCGCGTACAGTTGCCGCGCTTCCTCGACTTGCTCAACGGAGAGGTAGCACTGCTTGTCGTGGTGGTTCTCGGCCATCCTCGCCCGCGACTCCTTGGAGTGACGCCGGCCGTGGAAGGGGTTGCGCCGGCCCGTTCGCTTGGCGGCCTTCCCGCTAAGGAGCTTCCGAACGCGATCCGAGTGACGCTTTCCCCAGAAGGGGTTCTTGTTGCCAACGTACTTACCCTTTCGGCGCTCGCTCATTCGACGACGTACAGCAGGGCTCGCCTTCCAGCCGGGCACGCCATCACCGCCATCGGTCAGGTTGTACCCATGGTCTCGCTCGTTGCTCCGGTACTTCTTGATGTAGTCCTTCTCGGCCTGCATCCAAGCATCGACTTCGTTGTCGTCGAACGTGTGGATGATGTCGAAGGAGAAGTTGTCGCGGCCATGTTTTCGGATCGCGCGGTGGAAGTACGGCTGGAACCGCTTGTTGTCCTTCGGGCCTTTCTTCGCGGCCGCGAGGTGCTGATTCCACCTGTGCGTCGGCGGGTCGAACTTCGTCTTCCCGATGTAGCGTTTGCCGTTGATCTTGTTGGTTGCGGAGTAGATGTAGAGTGCCATACGGGCATGCAGGGAAATGCCCAGCATGGCCACCGCGGACTTTCGGCCTACAACGAGGGGTCTCAGGGAAGGTTACGGCCCGTTCACCATGACGCGCTCGATGAACCACGCCTCGACCTCTGCGAACTCCGACTTCGCCACCATCTCCGCCACCGACGCCGTCCACAAGTGGGAGTGGCGGGCGAAGTAGATGCCGATGGTCTTCAGCTCCGGCAGCTTCGCACCGGAGCGGCGAGCCGCGCGAGCGAGCAGCAGGTACCCAACGACCTGGCGGATGTCGGCCTTGTCGATGATGGCGTCCTGCTTGACCTTGATGTCGAGCAGCATGTCGCCGGTGATCACGTCAGCATCGGCTCCGCCCACTGCCTGCGAGAATTCGCCGAACGTCGGGTTCAGGCAAGTTCGTCGCTTCTTGAAGCTTGCCCAAGGCACGGCATCAAGCATGGTCACGATCTCTTCGAGGTCGCTGGCCTTTGGCTTCACGAAGAGCTTGTCGTGGCGGCCGGCTCGGTAGATAGCGTCCAGACGAGCGAGACGGAACGCGTGAGCCGCGAGCTTGAGCTTCGTCGGCGATCGAGGTGATGGGTTTCGGACGTACCTCTTGGTGAACGCCCGTGCATCGCGAATTGCCGCCTCGACTTTGCGAATCGTCGGGCCAAGCCTTCGAGTGCGCCTGTACGGAAGACCGGCCGCTCGAAGTATGCGAGCGAGCGTAGGCGAGACCCTTGCTCTGCGCTTCAGGTTTGCCAAGCCAGCCTCGGCGACCCACGACTTCTGCTGGACTCGGCCAATGCGGCGCTCCAGCTCGATCCGAAACGCGTAGTCAAAAGCGGTACCAATCGTGCGCCGAATACCACCGTCATCATTGCGTGGTTCGACGATGCGGACGACTCGCTGGTTACGCTGATAGTCGGGCAGTATGCGGTTCAGCTCCTGCTTCACGTCGGGAAGATTGACGAAGTCGAGCAGGCTCATGGTCGTCAGGGACGCGCCGGCAGGCCAGTTATCTCGTGCGCTCGCTCCAGGAGCAGGTGTAGCTCTTGGATGTCCTGCATCATTGCGACGACCCTCACCCGTTCGGTGTTCATCGTCGCGATCAAATCCTGCTTGCCGACGTGAGCGACGTAGTCGGGCGGGATGATCACTTGGCGAGCACGTTCAGCACCGATCGACATCTGCGCGACATGGGTGACGCCTTGGGTGGCATTGGCCAGCACCGTGGTCGGCGTGAGCGCCACCAGGACGCTGGGCGTCAGCGGCATTCCAATGCACATGCTGAACCGCGTCGGCGCTCGCTCATCAGGGAGCGGCAAGCCGAAGATGCCTGTTGACGGAAAGAAGAGTCGGTCGGGGTCGCCAACGGGGATGAGCATGAGCTGGAACCGCTGCACCGAGAGTTGCACCATGTGGTCGAGGGCTGCTTCGCCAAGCTCGAACAGGTCGGCGTTGGACAGGCTAGGAACGGGCCCGTCGAAGGCTTCCGAAGCTCGCGCGCCCTGGATCAGCACGAGGAGGTACAGAGCGCGATACGCCGCCCAATCATCGATGTTGACCGAGCGCGTGCCCACCGGCGTGCTCAAGAGCCGTTCGCGCAACCGGGACACGGGAGTCTCGATGTACCTGTTGAAAGCCTTCTCCGCCCCGTCCGTGTTCAGGCCGGGAAGACAGAACACCTCGCCCGTCCCGCGGTGATGAAGGCGGCCGTTGTCGAAGTCGTAGTATTTGACTTTGCCGCTCTTGAGTCGCCACGGCTGGAGCAAGAACTCGCTGACGTAGTGATGCTGATCGGAGCCGGCCACGCCACGAGTAGTAGCGCGTCCGCGGGAGTCGGCCACGTCGCTTAGGGCCCGGCCTGCTCATGAGTCGCATCGAGCATCTGTCCCTTCGCAGCCTGATAGCAGTCGTCGGCAAGCGCCAGCGCCGCCCGAAGCGCCAGTGCCGGATTCTCGGTCCCTACTTCCCGGAGAGCGCCCAGCAAGAATTCAATCCGGCCTTCCACTGTGAGCATGGAGAGAAAATCTCTGACGAACGCCGCACTCTCGGAGGGCAAGTTCGCAGAGACCTTGAGGATACTCGCCTTGTCGGTGAATCTCTCGGGCAGGTGGGTGGGCGACTCAAAGCGCATTCCGCCGCACATGCTGCGCAACGCGACTACGACAGTGCCGGTGGAGGTGGACTCGATCGACGCCGAGTACACGGGCTCCTCGACGTTGCGTTCGGCAAGGATTGCGACGATTTCCTTCCCGAGCGCCAAAGGGTCGAACGGCACGCCCGACTTTGGGACAGTAACAGTGACGGCCCGAACGTGGGTTCTTTTGGATCGGTTATCTTGGGAGTTATTCTTGCTCATGATGTCTTCTTCCTGGGCCGCTTGGTTTTCTCGGCCTCGTTGAAGAAAGGCGCTTGGCTTCGGGCTCTCGACGAATCGTTTTCGGCTTCGAATTGGTCAAGGCTGATCGTCCGCGAAGACAAGCAGCACAGGTGCATCCGGATCTCGGTTCGACTGAACGCGCGAGAGATGCTCTTCGAATTGCCTGTCGCCGGGCCGGAACACGTAGAGGAGCGTCGTCTCTCCGTGCTTGTATCGGAGCTTCGTCGGATTCTCGTCCTCACAGTGAAGCACCAAGGGCTCAGGGAAGGTCGGGTCGAACTGGCTCGCGGTGAGATCCACGTAGTAGTGCTGACCCACGCGAAGCAGCATGTGGGCGTTGAGCTGATCGGGACGGTCTGGCGGCCCATCCACGGAAATGTGGTTTGCAGCCAGATACGAATCGGGGCCCAAGAACTTCGGCAGGCAGCGCGCGAAGTCGTAGCAGTGCACGTATGCGACGACCTTGGCTCCATTCACGGACGCGAAAATCTGCTGACCGAGTTCACTTGCAGCGGCGCAGTGTCGATTGCCATACCCGACGGAGCGAAGAAACTTGAACGCGAATGCGGCGCGTCTTCTGATTCCTTCCGACTCGGCGGTAACCGGAAACTGGTCTTGCGCGATTGAGCTGCCCCGCGCGTGCTTGGCCAGGTGCTCGCTCATCTTCTTTCGCAGATTCTTCTGCACCTTCTTCTCTGCTGCTCGTAGTTGTCTTGGGGTCATCGTTTGCCTCCTTGGAATTCGGAGGCAGTTCGCCGAGGACTCTCGACAGATCGTTTTGCGCTTCTAATTGGTCGTCGTTTTGGGTTGCCCATGCGTCGCGCGACAATTCGACGAAATCGCAAGATGTTCCGGTTTCAAAGCGAACAGAAAACCGAACGAAAACCCTTTCACGCGGCGGTCGGCACGTCGCCCGTTGCCGCGGCGTCCTCCGGCAAGCTGTAGAGCTTCGTGCGACCCTGCTTCTGCTCGACGATCTTGCCGCCCTTCACCAGCTCGTCGATGGCCTGACGAGTGGTCTCAGCCTTCCGTCCCGCATTCTCGACCAGCTCGGTCTTGGCGACTGGAATGGGGGAGGAGCGGAGCACGTCCAGAATGATCTCGGCGGTGCCCTTCTCCTCGACGACGCTCTGCTGAGCCACCGGCACGAACCGAACGCCCTCGTAGCCCACCCCGTCGCCCAAGTAGCGGCCGGCGTTTTCCATGCGATAGGAGAGGGGCTTCATCCGCTGCGAAGCTCGGCTCTTGTCTTGGTGCAGCGTCAGGATCTCGTTCTTGTTGCGGGAGATGCGATAGACGCAGTCGGCCACATCAGCGAATGCGATCGAACCGCGCATGGCGAACTCCCCATCGCCGCCGCCGTTCCTTCCAGGCTTGCGATGATGGTGGATAAGGATGATGGCGCAGCCGGTTCGAGCGCTGATGCCGCCGAGCTTGATCAAGATGTCGGCGCTCTCGCTCGCGTTCTCGTCGCCTGTGTAGAAACGGCGCAGGCAGTCGATAATGCAGAGCTGTCGGCCGTCCATCAGCTCAGCCACGCGCTCAAGGTCTTTGGGGTGTCCGAGGTCGGGAATGCTGTCGTCGCCGAAGTAGGAAAGGGCGCGGAATTGACCTGGCTCGGGCAGAAGCTCGGGCGCGCCAGAAATGACCTTGCGGCAGTAGTTGTCTCGGTACTTCTTGAGCCCAAGCTCGCCGTCGATCCAGAGTACCTTCGACTTCTTGGTCTGGAGCTGGCCGAGGATGGGCAGGCCGGTCGCGACGCAGAGCCCGACGTGCGTGAGCAGCAGGGACTTGCCTCGGTTCGTGAGCGCCGAGAGCAGCGTCACTGGGCCGGGCTCGATGGCCATGCCGGGGATGGTGTAGGCCGGGGGCTCGGGCGGGGTCTGCATGATGGAAGCGGCATCGAAGTCTTGCGGCGGGAAGTAGAAATCGTCTCGATCAACGATCAAGCGCATGGGGATTCTCTTGGTGTTTGCGGTTTGGGCTCGACCCCATGTGGCAAAACCGCTCCCGCCCCGGCTTGCACCGAGACGGGAACACCACGAAGAATCTCGCTTGATCTGATGCAGCGAATTGCCCAGGAGTTCTCGACAAGCTTCTGCGCTGCCAAAAGGCGGGCGGTGCTAATACGGGATGCTTTTTCGGCGCATGTCACCGGCGCATTGAAAGTCCAGCTGGAGTTATCCCGGCCGGAGAAACTGCCCGGCGGCCAATCGTCCCGCTCAT contains:
- a CDS encoding GIY-YIG nuclease family protein — translated: MALYIYSATNKINGKRYIGKTKFDPPTHRWNQHLAAAKKGPKDNKRFQPYFHRAIRKHGRDNFSFDIIHTFDDNEVDAWMQAEKDYIKKYRSNERDHGYNLTDGGDGVPGWKASPAVRRRMSERRKGKYVGNKNPFWGKRHSDRVRKLLSGKAAKRTGRRNPFHGRRHSKESRARMAENHHDKQCYLSVEQVEEARQLYATSEYTYAQLAERFDVTPYVAEKAICGLGAYAKVGRQLPRRENGWIKATRPTPRLLTDDEVAGFRRRHRNGEDLTTFAKERGVSINLISRAIRGCAPYDRVQVEPPIAASKISASLPEENVDEARQLYSTGKYTYENLAKKFQVSKSVVQNAIRGKGRYGKIGKPLHARFGKWAKNQRRAANAR
- a CDS encoding helix-turn-helix transcriptional regulator; the protein is MPDRTAKALESIAANVRRIRTAKGITQEKLAEETDLHLTYVQSIERGTRNISVGVLLALADALDVPVGRLLRDAKLEPPKRGRPKKRRVRRREP
- a CDS encoding AAA family ATPase, with the translated sequence MRLIVDRDDFYFPPQDFDAASIMQTPPEPPAYTIPGMAIEPGPVTLLSALTNRGKSLLLTHVGLCVATGLPILGQLQTKKSKVLWIDGELGLKKYRDNYCRKVISGAPELLPEPGQFRALSYFGDDSIPDLGHPKDLERVAELMDGRQLCIIDCLRRFYTGDENASESADILIKLGGISARTGCAIILIHHHRKPGRNGGGDGEFAMRGSIAFADVADCVYRISRNKNEILTLHQDKSRASQRMKPLSYRMENAGRYLGDGVGYEGVRFVPVAQQSVVEEKGTAEIILDVLRSSPIPVAKTELVENAGRKAETTRQAIDELVKGGKIVEQKQGRTKLYSLPEDAAATGDVPTAA